In Gigantopelta aegis isolate Gae_Host chromosome 14, Gae_host_genome, whole genome shotgun sequence, the following proteins share a genomic window:
- the LOC121389288 gene encoding 5-hydroxytryptamine receptor 4-like has protein sequence MHDVSDKKFHLISMMNDSDAYDCNAVLGALGTSRTNAYIVSLAFSDIGLAVLVLPQHIYESWNRRWGLPLWMCQLRLTVDTCMVHISVSSLCALAAEGYLAVCHPFTYAKVTTRITAVIIALCWVVPIAIWVGYEVSDRRYTGIEDILYCLFQSGRCVYLLNKYDHLLSIVMVFFIPLTVIFITYGKNICHGTEARSCDTGLARH, from the exons ATGCATGACGTCAGTGACAAAAA attCCACTTGATCAGTATGATGAACGACAGTGACGCCTACGACTGCAATGCGGTGCTGGGGGCCCTGGGGACG AGCCGCACAAACGCGTACATCGTGTCGCTGGCGTTTTCAGACATCGGTCTGGCGGTCCTGGTGTTGCCTCAGCACATCTACGAATCGTGGAACAGACGGTGGGGTCTTCCCCTGTGGATGTGTCAGTTGAGACTGACTGTGGACACGTGCATGGTTCATATTTCAGTGTCCAGTCTGTGCGCCTTGGCAGCAGAGGGATACCTGGCCGTCTGTCATCCATTTACATACGCGAAGGTGACCACCAGAATTACCGCCGTCATCATCGCCTTGTGCTGGGTCGTTCCAATCGCCATCTGGGTCGGATACGAAGTCAGCGACAGGCGCTACACTGGTATTGAAGACATTTTATACTGTCTGTTCCAATCCGGCCGCTGCGTGTATCTTCTGAACAAGTATGACCATTTATTGTCTATTGTAATGGTATTCTTCATCCCTTTGACTGTCATCTTCATTACATACGGCAAAAATATTTGCCACGGCACGGAGGCACGCTCGTGCGATACAGGCCTTGCACGACActga